A genomic segment from uncultured Vibrio sp. encodes:
- a CDS encoding helix-turn-helix transcriptional regulator, with amino-acid sequence MEFTEQDRNALYNTWMSQKAKMHITQMDMAKRLGVSLHEFSGFLRGSSPLTLGFVKQLCDQLHVRPSQVIPTLNEREMSAIGSVHLQSRVTVDGDISNVFIDGNQVVIEYVHQVS; translated from the coding sequence ATGGAATTTACAGAGCAGGATAGAAATGCGCTCTATAACACTTGGATGTCACAAAAAGCCAAAATGCACATTACTCAAATGGATATGGCGAAACGCCTAGGCGTAAGCTTACATGAGTTTTCAGGCTTTTTACGTGGTAGTTCACCCCTGACGTTAGGTTTTGTTAAACAGCTGTGTGACCAGTTACATGTGCGACCTAGTCAAGTGATTCCGACTTTGAATGAGCGAGAAATGTCTGCGATTGGTTCTGTACACCTGCAAAGTCGAGTAACGGTAGATGGCGATATTAGCAACGTATTTATCGACGGCAACCAAGTCGTAATCGAATACGTGCATCAAGTTAGCTAG
- a CDS encoding mechanosensitive ion channel family protein, protein MSQWFIDLQNYVQAHSQDWSGSVLFITLASFLAWVAWRLIRSRLAILVEKTQFHWDDMLLQALKAPVSTLIWCWPATVSLGIILESELNDKIDWLSTLKLILVISILVWTLMRLITNVEEYVLEQQKRDETTVQAIAKVARLFFATLGILTIMQAFGLSLSGLLTFGGVGGLIVGLAAKDLLSNFFGGLMIYFDRPFKVGDWVRSPDREIEGTVERIGWRMTIIRTFDKRPLYVPNSVFSNIVVENPSRMLNRRIYEKIGLRYDDADKVPEIITAIKEMLKTHKDIDARQTLIVNFDSFGPSSLNFFIYTFTKTVNWVRYHEVKQDILLQVVSIIKEHNADIAFPTQTLKLDPIQMANATGQDDSGGF, encoded by the coding sequence ATGTCACAGTGGTTTATCGACCTGCAAAATTATGTTCAGGCACATAGTCAGGATTGGAGCGGAAGCGTCCTTTTCATCACACTTGCCAGCTTTTTAGCCTGGGTAGCCTGGCGGTTAATTCGCTCCCGCTTGGCCATTTTGGTAGAAAAAACGCAATTCCATTGGGATGATATGCTACTACAGGCACTAAAAGCGCCCGTGAGTACACTCATTTGGTGTTGGCCTGCAACCGTATCACTCGGCATTATTTTAGAAAGCGAGCTAAACGACAAGATAGACTGGCTGAGCACGCTCAAGCTCATTTTGGTCATCAGCATATTGGTCTGGACCTTAATGAGGTTAATCACCAATGTAGAAGAATACGTACTCGAACAGCAAAAACGCGACGAAACGACGGTTCAAGCTATCGCAAAAGTGGCTCGCTTGTTCTTCGCGACGCTGGGCATTCTCACGATCATGCAAGCGTTCGGTCTTTCTCTATCAGGTCTGCTCACCTTTGGTGGTGTCGGTGGTTTGATTGTGGGTTTAGCCGCCAAAGATTTACTGTCTAACTTCTTTGGTGGTTTGATGATCTATTTCGACCGTCCATTTAAAGTCGGGGATTGGGTCCGCTCGCCAGACAGAGAGATCGAAGGCACTGTTGAACGTATTGGGTGGCGCATGACGATAATTCGCACGTTTGATAAACGTCCTCTTTACGTACCCAACTCGGTTTTCAGTAATATCGTGGTAGAAAATCCCTCTAGAATGCTCAACCGACGCATTTATGAAAAAATTGGCCTTCGCTATGACGATGCAGATAAAGTGCCGGAGATCATTACCGCAATCAAAGAGATGCTAAAGACTCACAAAGACATCGACGCTCGTCAAACGCTGATTGTGAACTTTGATTCCTTTGGGCCATCGTCATTAAACTTCTTTATTTATACCTTCACCAAGACGGTTAACTGGGTGCGCTACCACGAGGTGAAACAGGATATTTTACTGCAAGTTGTCTCAATTATCAAAGAGCATAATGCAGACATTGCGTTCCCGACTCAAACGCTCAAGTTGGATCCGATTCAAATGGCCAACGCAACAGGACAAGATGACAGCGGCGGCTTTTAA
- a CDS encoding carbonic anhydrase, translating into MNKSLTALGLSLTLLGTAHAANWGYEGNHGPEHWGEFAAECSQGKNQSPINIQSAVQAELAKLQLDYKGKVVSLTNNGHTLQTSLEGDNNLLIDDKPFNLKQFHFHTPSENHVDGKSYPLEAHYVHADDQGNLAVVAVFFEEGDANPALANLLESVPEKDNNVTIRAPFDASALIPSDKDYYRFNGSLTTPPCSEGVRWLVIKDPQTISAEQIKKFEKAMGENNRPVQPLNARLILTKQ; encoded by the coding sequence ATGAATAAGTCACTCACTGCGCTAGGTTTGTCCCTAACATTGCTTGGTACGGCACATGCTGCAAATTGGGGGTATGAAGGTAACCATGGTCCCGAACATTGGGGTGAATTTGCTGCTGAATGTTCACAGGGGAAAAACCAGAGCCCGATTAACATTCAGTCTGCGGTTCAGGCAGAATTAGCCAAGCTTCAATTAGACTATAAAGGTAAAGTAGTTTCACTGACGAACAATGGTCATACGTTGCAAACGAGTCTAGAAGGCGATAACAATCTTCTAATTGATGATAAGCCATTTAACCTCAAGCAATTCCACTTCCATACCCCGTCAGAAAACCATGTTGATGGTAAATCCTACCCGTTAGAGGCGCACTACGTTCATGCTGATGACCAAGGAAACCTTGCGGTTGTTGCGGTGTTCTTCGAGGAGGGGGATGCCAACCCTGCGCTTGCAAACTTACTTGAAAGTGTCCCTGAAAAAGACAACAACGTTACTATTCGTGCACCATTTGATGCGAGTGCACTAATTCCTAGTGACAAAGACTATTACCGTTTCAATGGTTCTTTAACCACACCACCGTGTTCAGAAGGGGTACGTTGGTTAGTGATTAAAGATCCGCAGACGATTTCTGCTGAGCAAATCAAAAAGTTTGAAAAAGCAATGGGTGAGAACAATCGTCCGGTTCAACCATTGAATGCGCGTCTGATTTTGACCAAGCAATAA
- a CDS encoding cold-shock protein — translation MSTGIVKWFNGDKGFGFITPDDGSKDLFVHHSEIKMSGYKSLSDGQKVEYELGQGQKGPCATNVKPL, via the coding sequence ATGAGTACAGGAATAGTTAAGTGGTTCAATGGGGATAAGGGATTTGGCTTCATCACCCCAGATGATGGCAGCAAAGATTTATTCGTCCATCACTCGGAAATTAAAATGAGTGGTTATAAATCGCTGAGTGATGGTCAGAAAGTAGAATATGAATTAGGGCAAGGGCAGAAAGGTCCCTGTGCAACTAACGTTAAGCCTTTGTAA
- the tdh gene encoding L-threonine 3-dehydrogenase — MKIKALSKLKPEEGIWMTEVEKPQVGHNDILIKIKKTAICGTDVHIYNWDEWSQKTIPVPMVVGHEYVGEVVAIGQEVRGFEIGDRVSGEGHITCGHCRNCRGGRTHLCRNTIGVGVNREGAFAEYLVIPAFNAFKIPDEISDDLASIFDPFGNAVHTALSFDLVGEDVLITGAGPIGIMAAAVAKHVGARHVVITDVNEYRLDLARKMGVTRAVNVAEEKLEDVMAELNMTEGFDVGLEMSGNPSAFNSMLTTMNHGGRIALLGIPPSDMGIDWNQVIFKGLVIKGIYGREMFETWYKMASLIQSGLDLTPVITHHFKVDDFQKGFDAMRSGASGKVILDWE, encoded by the coding sequence ATGAAAATTAAAGCATTATCAAAGCTAAAGCCTGAAGAAGGCATCTGGATGACTGAGGTGGAAAAACCTCAGGTTGGCCACAACGACATTCTAATCAAAATTAAGAAAACGGCAATTTGTGGTACAGATGTCCATATCTACAACTGGGATGAGTGGTCGCAAAAAACCATTCCAGTACCAATGGTTGTTGGCCACGAGTATGTGGGTGAAGTCGTGGCGATTGGTCAGGAAGTTCGTGGCTTTGAAATCGGCGATCGCGTATCTGGTGAAGGTCACATTACTTGTGGTCACTGCCGTAACTGCCGTGGTGGTCGCACACACCTTTGTCGTAATACGATCGGTGTAGGTGTAAACCGTGAAGGTGCATTTGCAGAATATTTGGTTATCCCTGCGTTCAATGCATTTAAGATTCCAGATGAGATCTCTGACGATCTAGCATCGATCTTCGACCCGTTTGGTAACGCTGTACACACCGCACTTTCTTTCGATTTGGTTGGTGAAGATGTGCTGATCACCGGTGCTGGCCCAATTGGCATCATGGCAGCGGCAGTTGCAAAACACGTAGGTGCACGTCACGTTGTTATCACCGATGTCAATGAGTACCGTCTAGATCTTGCTCGTAAAATGGGTGTAACACGCGCAGTTAACGTAGCAGAAGAGAAGCTAGAAGATGTAATGGCAGAGTTGAACATGACTGAAGGCTTCGACGTAGGCCTAGAGATGTCGGGCAACCCTTCTGCATTCAACTCAATGCTGACAACCATGAACCACGGTGGCCGTATTGCACTTCTGGGGATTCCACCATCAGACATGGGGATCGACTGGAACCAAGTTATCTTCAAAGGTTTGGTTATCAAAGGTATCTACGGACGTGAGATGTTCGAAACTTGGTACAAGATGGCTTCATTGATTCAATCTGGCCTAGATCTGACACCAGTTATTACCCATCACTTCAAAGTCGATGACTTCCAAAAAGGCTTCGACGCTATGCGCAGCGGGGCTTCCGGAAAAGTTATCCTTGATTGGGAATAA
- a CDS encoding glycine C-acetyltransferase, with protein sequence MSSAFYQQIQQQIEEVKAEGLYKAERIITSQQQAAVKISTGEEVLNFCANNYLGLANHPALIEAGKAGMDEHGFGMASVRFICGTQDIHKELEEKLSKFLGKEDTILYTSCFDANAGLFETILGKEDAIISDALNHASIIDGVRLCKAMRFRYSNNNMEELEQQLIAAKEAGARHILIVTDGVFSMDGVVANLPAICDLAEKYGALTMVDDSHAVGFMGKTGAGTHEYHDVVDRIDIITGTLGKAMGGASGGYTAGKAEVIDWLRQRSRPYLFSNSVAPAIVNASIRVLDLLEESGDLRDRLWENAAHFRARMEAAGFTMGGADHAIIPIMLGDAKVAAEFAERALEKGIYVIGFSFPVVPKGQARIRTQMSAAHSREQLDRAIDAFIQVGKDMGII encoded by the coding sequence ATGTCTTCTGCATTTTACCAACAGATTCAACAGCAAATTGAAGAAGTGAAGGCTGAAGGTCTTTACAAAGCCGAGCGTATTATCACCTCGCAACAGCAAGCTGCTGTGAAAATATCTACCGGTGAAGAAGTACTGAACTTCTGTGCAAATAACTATCTAGGCCTTGCTAACCACCCAGCACTGATTGAAGCAGGTAAAGCGGGTATGGACGAGCATGGTTTTGGTATGGCATCGGTACGCTTTATTTGTGGTACTCAAGACATCCACAAGGAACTAGAGGAGAAACTGTCTAAGTTCCTAGGTAAAGAAGATACGATTCTTTACACCTCTTGCTTTGACGCAAACGCAGGTCTGTTTGAAACCATTCTTGGTAAAGAAGATGCCATCATCTCGGATGCATTAAACCATGCATCTATCATTGATGGTGTTCGCCTGTGTAAAGCAATGCGCTTCCGCTACTCAAACAACAACATGGAAGAGCTAGAGCAACAACTTATTGCGGCAAAAGAAGCGGGTGCTCGCCATATTCTTATCGTTACTGATGGCGTGTTCTCAATGGATGGCGTAGTCGCAAACCTTCCTGCTATCTGTGATCTGGCAGAAAAATACGGCGCACTAACCATGGTTGATGATTCTCACGCGGTTGGCTTTATGGGTAAAACTGGTGCGGGTACGCACGAATACCATGACGTCGTTGACCGTATCGACATCATCACAGGTACGCTTGGTAAAGCAATGGGCGGCGCTTCAGGCGGTTACACAGCTGGTAAAGCTGAAGTTATCGACTGGTTGCGCCAACGTTCTCGCCCATACTTATTCTCAAACTCGGTTGCTCCGGCAATCGTTAATGCGTCAATCCGCGTTCTAGACCTACTAGAAGAAAGCGGTGACCTGCGTGACCGCCTGTGGGAAAACGCAGCGCATTTTCGTGCTCGTATGGAAGCAGCTGGCTTCACTATGGGCGGTGCAGATCACGCAATCATCCCAATTATGCTTGGTGATGCAAAAGTGGCGGCTGAGTTCGCTGAACGCGCACTAGAAAAAGGCATCTACGTAATCGGCTTCTCATTCCCTGTTGTACCAAAAGGCCAGGCGCGCATCCGCACTCAAATGTCAGCGGCGCACTCTCGTGAGCAATTGGATCGTGCGATCGACGCGTTCATCCAGGTTGGTAAGGACATGGGCATTATTTAA
- a CDS encoding EAL domain-containing protein: MKKVVKKISSKKIITVSAILVSVYLTMLIVVTSLGQNKLKESQYRELDLKVKSYASTLENLFTIASEDIENLSSDKAVQTFFANLASGMSMEYGLGASLINLEYRFDSKISSKKINNSHIYNKLTLVGGDGRTIISTGQHNSQPIDAHKLLIEHGHNEEVYASEEGDGTLIQVVKRVEFSGKQVAFIVADINTNVVIEQLTNQEHEDSYSRMVLNVKNVEMVVWDSITKNSTDKQRVQSLQPKKLTNKIYFEVPVERYHFKLRAWFEPLSQSDIYTSRLFILGLSIFAVMIVIGLCYAFIANHNQIELKVKLEEEKKRKDFLSRQNEKLTNEIERRKASEKELEFQAKYDTLTNLPNRSYGSERLEFELMRASRSGSKVLVMFIDLDHFKQINDSMGHFVGDEILKLSAQRLHGVARKTDLLARIGGDEFLLVVPDLPDVEAAKRVSSSVLSAFDAPLVWNNHEFFLTSSIGMSVFPDDGETAEQLLACADMAMYRVKQDGRDAFCFYNQNMNHDLQRYLDLESRLRNAISNQLLQLYYQPIIELKSGKIVGAEALMRWHDTKYGFVNPEEFIAIAEKNGLIHQVGEFAIHQACHQAAQWQTIAPLFMSVNFSSVQFRYCERLLEFVKQSLNASGLSPEKFDVEVTESLLFNHNQELLDILDKLRALGTKLTMDDFGTGYSALSYLQKFPFDRLKIDRAFMQNVFENDSDRELVNVIVAMAKALNLEIVAEGIEERRHVDYLKNLNCEFGQGFYYSRPLPAEEFEALLKQPNWL, translated from the coding sequence ATGAAAAAGGTTGTAAAAAAAATATCCAGTAAAAAAATAATAACAGTAAGTGCAATATTAGTGTCTGTCTATTTGACAATGCTTATTGTTGTTACAAGTCTAGGCCAAAATAAATTAAAAGAATCACAATATAGAGAATTAGACTTAAAAGTAAAAAGCTATGCAAGTACACTTGAGAACTTATTTACGATTGCAAGTGAAGACATTGAGAATTTATCCTCTGACAAGGCCGTTCAGACATTTTTTGCCAATTTGGCGTCTGGCATGTCCATGGAGTATGGTTTAGGAGCCAGTCTCATCAATCTTGAATATCGTTTTGATAGTAAGATCTCCAGTAAGAAAATCAACAATAGTCATATTTATAACAAGTTGACGCTGGTGGGAGGTGATGGAAGAACCATCATCTCCACAGGGCAACACAATTCACAGCCGATAGATGCCCATAAGCTTCTGATAGAACATGGCCATAACGAGGAGGTCTACGCGTCTGAAGAGGGGGATGGCACACTCATTCAAGTTGTCAAAAGAGTCGAGTTTTCAGGCAAACAAGTTGCTTTTATTGTTGCTGATATCAATACAAATGTAGTGATTGAGCAATTGACTAATCAAGAGCATGAAGATAGCTACAGTCGTATGGTTCTCAATGTCAAAAATGTTGAGATGGTTGTGTGGGATTCAATAACTAAGAATTCTACAGATAAACAACGCGTGCAATCATTGCAACCAAAAAAACTGACAAATAAAATCTATTTTGAGGTGCCAGTTGAACGATACCATTTTAAATTAAGAGCTTGGTTTGAGCCTTTAAGTCAAAGTGATATTTACACTTCTCGCTTATTTATTTTAGGTTTAAGCATTTTTGCCGTTATGATTGTTATTGGTTTGTGTTATGCATTTATTGCAAACCATAATCAAATCGAATTAAAAGTAAAATTAGAAGAAGAGAAAAAGCGTAAAGATTTTCTCTCTCGGCAAAATGAAAAGTTAACCAATGAAATAGAGCGGCGTAAAGCGTCTGAAAAAGAGCTCGAGTTTCAGGCTAAGTATGACACATTAACAAACTTACCTAACCGCAGCTATGGTTCGGAGCGGCTTGAATTTGAGTTGATGCGTGCCTCTCGCAGTGGATCCAAAGTGCTTGTTATGTTTATCGATTTGGATCACTTTAAACAGATCAACGATTCCATGGGACATTTTGTTGGTGATGAAATCCTTAAGTTAAGTGCACAACGTCTGCATGGCGTCGCAAGGAAAACGGATTTACTGGCCAGAATTGGCGGTGACGAATTCCTATTGGTCGTGCCTGACTTACCCGATGTCGAAGCAGCTAAGCGTGTTTCTTCGAGTGTCTTATCTGCGTTCGATGCGCCTTTGGTGTGGAACAATCATGAATTTTTCCTCACTAGCAGTATCGGAATGTCAGTATTCCCTGATGATGGTGAAACTGCAGAGCAATTACTTGCTTGCGCTGATATGGCAATGTATCGAGTGAAACAAGATGGTCGTGATGCTTTCTGTTTTTACAACCAGAATATGAATCACGATTTACAGCGGTACCTTGATCTAGAAAGTCGTCTGCGTAATGCCATTTCCAATCAGTTGTTACAACTTTACTATCAGCCGATTATTGAACTGAAAAGTGGCAAGATTGTCGGAGCAGAAGCTTTGATGCGCTGGCATGATACTAAATACGGTTTTGTTAACCCGGAAGAATTTATTGCTATTGCAGAGAAAAATGGCTTGATTCACCAAGTGGGTGAGTTTGCGATTCATCAAGCCTGTCATCAGGCGGCGCAATGGCAAACTATCGCTCCTCTGTTTATGTCAGTCAATTTCTCAAGCGTTCAGTTCCGGTATTGTGAGCGTTTACTCGAGTTCGTTAAGCAAAGTTTAAACGCGTCAGGCCTTTCTCCTGAGAAGTTTGACGTTGAAGTAACTGAAAGCTTGCTGTTTAACCATAACCAAGAACTGTTGGACATCCTAGATAAGTTACGGGCACTAGGGACTAAATTGACGATGGATGATTTCGGTACTGGCTATTCGGCTCTGAGTTACTTGCAAAAATTCCCATTTGACCGTTTGAAAATAGATCGAGCATTCATGCAAAACGTGTTTGAAAACGACTCTGACCGAGAATTGGTCAACGTGATTGTTGCGATGGCGAAAGCACTTAATCTAGAAATTGTTGCTGAAGGAATAGAAGAGCGCCGACATGTCGATTACCTGAAAAACCTAAATTGTGAGTTCGGACAAGGTTTCTACTATAGTCGCCCACTGCCAGCAGAGGAGTTTGAAGCCTTGTTGAAACAGCCAAATTGGCTATAA
- a CDS encoding transporter substrate-binding domain-containing protein, protein MSVQILKRTVTAMGLIAATVMSSSVWSSDLEEIRESGVLRHIGVPYANFVSYIEQGEMETLTGFDVDIVRGFAQSLGVRYEYVPAQWSNMIGKLIGQHAHYQEKRAVLGETTPIEGDLIANGVTILDWRAEVVDFSQDYFPSGVWVVSRTDSSLSPIRPTGSIEEDIDVVKNLIDGREVLALEHSCLDPNLYDLYDTGAKVILPDGHRLLNEMVPAIMKNDAESTLLDVADTLIALEKWPGEIKVIGPISENQKMAVAFRKNSPELREAFDSYLNLIKQNGTYEKLVKKYYPSIYYFYNDYFIEESKTN, encoded by the coding sequence ATGTCAGTCCAGATACTTAAACGAACCGTAACTGCGATGGGGTTAATAGCAGCTACCGTTATGTCCTCTTCGGTTTGGTCAAGTGATCTCGAAGAGATCCGCGAGAGTGGAGTCTTACGCCATATCGGTGTTCCTTATGCCAACTTTGTTTCTTATATCGAACAAGGTGAAATGGAAACACTCACAGGGTTTGATGTAGACATAGTTAGAGGTTTCGCTCAGTCATTGGGGGTACGTTATGAATACGTGCCTGCGCAGTGGAGCAATATGATCGGAAAGCTCATTGGCCAGCATGCTCATTACCAAGAGAAACGAGCAGTATTGGGAGAAACGACACCCATTGAAGGCGATTTAATTGCGAATGGTGTGACCATCCTCGACTGGAGAGCCGAGGTTGTCGACTTTTCACAGGATTACTTCCCCTCTGGCGTTTGGGTCGTCTCCAGAACAGATTCTTCACTTTCTCCAATAAGGCCTACAGGTTCAATTGAGGAAGATATTGATGTGGTAAAAAACCTGATTGATGGGAGAGAGGTACTTGCTTTGGAACACTCTTGCCTTGATCCCAATCTTTATGATTTATACGACACGGGTGCTAAAGTCATTCTTCCGGATGGTCATCGCCTTCTCAATGAGATGGTACCTGCTATCATGAAGAACGATGCTGAAAGTACCTTGTTAGATGTCGCTGACACACTTATCGCACTTGAGAAATGGCCAGGTGAAATAAAAGTTATTGGTCCAATATCAGAAAACCAAAAGATGGCTGTGGCATTTCGAAAAAATTCACCAGAATTACGCGAAGCATTTGATAGCTATTTGAACTTGATTAAACAAAATGGAACGTATGAAAAGTTGGTGAAGAAATATTATCCATCGATTTACTACTTTTATAATGATTACTTCATAGAAGAAAGTAAGACAAATTAA
- a CDS encoding aminotransferase class V-fold PLP-dependent enzyme — protein sequence MSNKESTRTDRSRRNFLKGATGAVVAGVSASAFSGIAQAGEQKINWSRQGLGRKNDKQFWRKVQKQFVLDKKTTYMNVGTTGSMPKHVLENYEENNKLVAKYPWDMQGKFGSWPHVTDMAAEIAEGFGADAEEIILSRNTTDGLCTIINGLHFEEGDVILTTHHEHVAALSPLNVAKQRFGAEVVEIQLPVFTGTEEVSEEDYVEAFRDAIASNDNVRLIVFSHITYKTGTTLPAKAICDLAKEYRIPTMIDGAHTIGMFDLDFHDLDCDFYAGSGHKWQCGAGATGILYVRKGDNSLGERLNDYWQRENPLWLINSSLSHADYLGKQIQLQYIGNDNFPAKQALTDSCKMWDEIGRDRIEERVLALGGLCKELLAEALPQAKVFSPNVEGLTSGITTFNPFFDNVMDGDILTEFRDRLREEYGYIIRTTNFKLYKDDQDDTYALRISTHLFHDEQDVEGLVQAITDLYYSF from the coding sequence ATGAGCAACAAGGAATCTACTAGGACTGATCGCAGCCGCCGTAATTTTCTGAAAGGAGCAACGGGTGCCGTTGTTGCTGGTGTGAGTGCTTCAGCCTTCTCAGGCATCGCACAAGCAGGTGAGCAGAAAATTAACTGGAGCCGCCAAGGTCTAGGTAGAAAAAACGATAAACAATTTTGGCGTAAAGTACAAAAACAGTTCGTTTTGGATAAGAAAACTACGTACATGAATGTTGGTACAACAGGCTCCATGCCGAAGCATGTACTAGAAAACTACGAAGAAAATAACAAGCTGGTAGCAAAATACCCATGGGATATGCAGGGTAAGTTTGGCTCTTGGCCACATGTTACTGATATGGCGGCGGAAATTGCAGAGGGCTTTGGCGCAGATGCGGAAGAGATCATTCTTAGCCGTAATACCACTGATGGTTTATGCACAATCATCAACGGACTGCATTTCGAAGAGGGTGACGTGATCCTAACAACGCACCATGAACATGTGGCTGCTCTTTCGCCTCTTAACGTAGCAAAACAGCGTTTTGGTGCTGAGGTTGTTGAGATCCAATTACCGGTGTTTACTGGTACGGAAGAGGTGTCTGAAGAAGATTATGTTGAAGCATTTCGTGATGCCATTGCATCTAACGATAATGTACGGTTGATCGTTTTCTCTCATATCACTTACAAAACGGGTACGACTTTGCCCGCAAAGGCGATTTGTGATCTCGCAAAAGAATACCGAATCCCAACGATGATCGATGGTGCTCACACCATTGGTATGTTCGATCTTGATTTCCACGACTTAGACTGTGACTTTTATGCAGGTTCTGGTCATAAATGGCAGTGTGGTGCAGGTGCGACTGGTATTTTATACGTACGTAAAGGTGATAACAGTCTTGGCGAACGTTTGAATGATTATTGGCAACGTGAGAACCCATTGTGGTTGATTAACTCATCACTTTCTCACGCTGATTACTTAGGTAAACAGATCCAGCTTCAGTACATTGGTAACGATAACTTCCCTGCGAAACAAGCGTTAACCGATAGCTGTAAAATGTGGGATGAAATCGGCCGAGATCGAATTGAAGAGCGTGTTCTTGCTTTAGGTGGACTGTGTAAAGAGTTACTCGCTGAGGCTTTGCCACAAGCAAAAGTCTTCTCGCCAAATGTAGAAGGTCTAACCAGTGGTATCACGACGTTCAACCCATTTTTTGATAATGTGATGGACGGCGACATTCTCACGGAGTTCCGAGATCGCTTACGCGAGGAGTACGGTTACATCATCCGTACGACGAACTTTAAGTTGTACAAAGATGATCAAGACGATACGTATGCGCTTCGTATCTCTACACACTTGTTCCATGATGAGCAAGATGTAGAAGGGCTAGTGCAAGCTATTACTGACTTGTACTACTCGTTCTAA
- a CDS encoding LysR family transcriptional regulator, giving the protein MVNTKLIALLPDLASFILVVNEGSFTAAAKQLGVTPSALSKLITRLEHALSVKLFERTTRKLLITQAGQKVYDQSIAMVNAAQQAVELSAQDHTEPTGALTVAAPEAFLNSVLQPFVLPFLQRYPKIQLRLRAADGEIDLFRQGIDVAFKLTDKPDENLVLKEISKTNLVLCASPDYLTEHGMPDHPTQLEQHDCIYLAENDKDNIWSFFKEEAFHSVAVNGRYAVNHSQMRLNGVKAGLGIGIFHDFVVKEALETGEVVEVLADWMIKSNYHGAVAMQYPQTKYMPARLRVFIDFVNEYLVTKEPSHV; this is encoded by the coding sequence ATGGTTAATACAAAACTTATCGCCCTTCTTCCTGATCTCGCCTCGTTTATCTTGGTGGTCAACGAAGGTAGCTTTACCGCCGCCGCTAAACAACTTGGTGTCACGCCTTCTGCTTTGAGCAAATTGATCACAAGATTGGAGCATGCGCTTTCGGTGAAATTATTTGAACGCACCACTCGTAAACTGCTTATCACTCAAGCGGGTCAAAAAGTCTATGACCAAAGCATTGCGATGGTTAACGCAGCACAGCAGGCGGTCGAACTTTCTGCACAAGATCATACTGAGCCAACTGGCGCGCTCACCGTGGCCGCACCAGAAGCGTTTTTAAATTCTGTGCTTCAACCCTTTGTCTTACCTTTTTTACAGCGCTATCCGAAGATTCAGTTAAGACTCCGTGCTGCAGATGGCGAAATCGATCTGTTTCGTCAAGGTATCGACGTCGCCTTCAAGTTAACCGATAAACCTGACGAGAATCTGGTATTAAAAGAGATCAGCAAAACCAACCTGGTTTTGTGTGCATCGCCGGACTACCTAACTGAGCACGGGATGCCGGATCACCCAACTCAGCTTGAACAGCACGATTGTATTTATCTCGCAGAGAACGATAAAGACAACATTTGGTCATTTTTTAAAGAAGAGGCATTCCACTCAGTTGCGGTAAATGGTCGCTACGCGGTAAACCACTCGCAAATGCGCTTAAATGGCGTTAAAGCAGGCTTAGGTATTGGCATTTTTCACGACTTTGTCGTTAAAGAGGCACTAGAAACTGGAGAAGTTGTCGAAGTGCTTGCAGATTGGATGATCAAGAGTAACTATCACGGCGCGGTTGCCATGCAGTACCCACAAACGAAATACATGCCAGCGCGCTTGCGTGTATTTATCGATTTCGTCAATGAATACTTGGTTACAAAGGAACCCAGCCATGTTTAA
- a CDS encoding VOC family protein, with amino-acid sequence MFNAIHHVAIICHDYPTSKHFYTEILGLPIIAENYRAARDSYKLDLALPDGSQIELFSFPGAPERPSFPEAQGLRHLAFQVDDIEEVKEYLESKNIEVEPIRIDEFTGKAFTFFQDPDQLPLELYQK; translated from the coding sequence ATGTTTAATGCGATTCATCACGTCGCCATCATATGCCATGATTACCCAACGTCTAAACACTTTTATACCGAAATATTGGGCCTGCCAATTATTGCAGAAAATTACCGCGCAGCACGGGATTCTTACAAACTTGATCTCGCATTGCCTGATGGCAGTCAAATTGAATTATTCAGTTTTCCGGGTGCGCCAGAGCGCCCAAGCTTTCCAGAAGCTCAAGGCTTACGTCATCTGGCTTTTCAAGTTGATGACATTGAAGAAGTCAAAGAATATCTTGAATCAAAAAATATAGAAGTAGAACCTATTCGGATAGATGAATTCACGGGTAAAGCATTTACTTTCTTCCAGGATCCGGACCAGTTGCCTTTGGAGTTGTATCAGAAGTAA